TTGGCAACTTTGTCAGTATCTTTTGGAAGTTTTGAGAGGAGGGATCAATGGCAAGGCTTAAAGTGTCTAAATGAAATAAGCCTGGGCATACTTCAAGATTTTCAACAGGAAAAATGAAACCAGCATAGGAACTTGTAGTCCATAGATGCCTCAATGTCTTAATGTTCCAGATAGTCTTGGGTAACAAACAATGAGTGCAGTATCCTCGTAGCAGAAAAGTTTGTAACCTTGAGAGGTTAGCAAATAGCAATTGCAGCTGGGATGAAATTTACTTCTGTAGCACGAACAGCCAAGTATCTCAATTGAGCAAGCAAAAGTACTTCCATCGGAAAATATGCACCAAACTCCAATTCCCCCAAATCCAACACTCTAAGAAGTTTAGGTAACCAAAACCCCAAATCATCCTCCTTAAACAATAACAAACTGCGTACATTGGGAAATTCTAGCATTAACtcccaaatcatcaaattcctggCACTTCGATCACAAACTCGGAGGGGGTTGCTTGGACTAGTAAGAATAAAACGATCATTCCGACCATGCAAAACATGTAGAAAGTTTTCTTCTTTGGCTTTTTTCACACAAAACTCATGTACCAAATCATGAAGTTGGCAGGCTTTGGCACCACCTATGGTTCTTTGTTCAGAAATCATAACTAAACTTCTATCAATCAGATCCTTCAAATAGTCATCTGCGACATCCTCTAAACTCTTTTCTTCAGTCTTTCGCACGAAACCTTCAGAGATCCAGAGCCATAACAACCTTCGGACAGGAACATTTTCATCTTCTTTATATTTACCAAAGTAAAGAAGGCATGGCTTCAAATCATCCGATAAATGACTGTAACTCAGCTCAAGCGTCTTCATGCAGTATTCGTCATCAAGGACAATACTGGAAGTTAGACTCTTCGCAACTTCTTCCCAACAATCTTCTGCAGTATTAGCAAGAATTCCAGCAATGAGGACAATTGTGAGAGGTAAACCCCTACATAAGTTTGCTATTTGAGATCCAACTTTACCTAGTGTCGGAGGAAAACCTTCTTTGCCAAATAACTTTTTTTGCAGCAATTTCCAACTCTCTTCGTCAGTAAGGTGGCGGAGATGGTGAGCCTTGGTATCAGGTTTGAATTGCAATTGAATTCTGCTGGTGAAGAGAATCCTACTTCCGTTAGCATCATCGGGCAATGATctctccatcaaattccatgcCTTAATCTCCCACACATCATCCAGAAAAATGAGATACCTATTTCTCTTTAAAAGTTTGTACAGCTTGTGAGCCAAATCATTTTCATCCATCTCAAGATATTCACCAGGACTTCTAGAAGAAATACTACATAAAAGCTGAACTAACAAACTGTGCATGCTATACACTTGAGAAACAGTACACCGAGCAAGGATATGaaagtggctcaaaattaatGCATCATTGCAAACTCTATTGGCCAATGTTGTCTTACCAAGTCCAGCCATACCCACAATTGAAACAAAATCCAACAGCTTTGAACCcctggtaagaccatgaataatTGCCTTTACCTCATCATCAAGACCCACCAGAACTTCATTCAACATTGGGGTGCGACATTTTGACTCAATGCGGAAAGATTTCTGGGTAGTTCTCTGAGCTCCACAGTCATGCATCGTGCTATCATAGGTTTCAAGGGCCTCAGTCCTCAAAAGCTGGATATCTCTAGCAACTCTTTCCAAATATTCATGTTTATCACCAACCACGATAGAGTCAATGACAAACTCTGCCCTGTGCGCAACCTCCATAACACGACTCCAAAGAGCTTGGAGTTTTCCATTCCGGTTGCGCTGGTCTGCTATCTTGACAAGGAAAGATCTTAAGACTATGAGATCTTCTAGGACTGTGTGGATTTGATCTTTCGGGAATGCAATTGAATAATCAGTCTCACTACAATTTTCTAGTTCCTTCAGATTTTCAAGGAGAAAATCCATAGAGCCCAACTCATTGGTCCTAGGAAAACCAAATGGCGAGAATAGTAATGTAACTGGATCAGTAACTTCTGCCCTAATAAACTTGAGCACTTTAAGCAAATGAAAAAGAGCAAGATCGGTTTCCTTGGCCAAGCCTTCTTTGATTTGATTCacagaaagagagaaaattacAACCGCTGCATCACAGGCCACAACTCCAATAAGATTCTTCAGTGCATGACATAGCTCTTTGAAATTCTCCTGATGCCTGAGAAGGATTGTAAGGAATCTTAGCCCGTCAAGGAGCTTTAGCATTTGATTCATAATCGGAACAAGAATATTGGTACGAGAGTTCAGCAGCTCCACAAAATTGGGAACGAGACGATACATAAAGTCAGCTACTAGATGCTTGTTCTTCTCCAGAGCTGAAATGTCTGCTGATCTTGATAACTTTGCAGCAGTCATGACATGGATGTAAGTTTCTCGGACCTGGGGATCACCGGGATTAATCTTCTCATCTATTAGTCGAGAAATTTGAAGTTCTGTTTCATTCTGTACTTCTTTATCTACGTGAAGGCACCATATAGAAGCCAGGTGTAATGCCTTGATAGACACCACTTCTGCGTGAATCAAGAGATCTATCAGTTGCTGACCCTTGACACCGCGAAGCATGGCGAAAAGAATGAAACTCTTCAAGAACATTAGCTTCTTTACAAGGCGTTCGAAATAGGAGCCAATCATTTCCGCCAGAGACTTTGAAACCGAATCAATGAAATCCATAACTAGCTCTGGATCTCGCAGCCAGTAACAGTCCAGCAGATAGTTGATGCACGATTCGTTGATATCTGTTTCGAAAAACAGCTCGATTGCTTCCTGGAATATGATGAGCTCACTTATGATCTGAGACGAAGCAGGTGAACGAGGGTGAATCAAGTATTCGCTGCAAGCAAATTCAAGATCTTGCATTCTCCTGATAATCAGATCTTGAATTCTGAAAGAAGTAACATCCTTCTCCTCATCTTGTTCCAAACAGGTTTCATGGTTCCTCCTCCTACACTTTGTCAGATACAGATCAAAGCTTTGTAACACTCTCACCTCGATCTCCAGCTTAAAGGTAGCAAAATCGAAGCTAGGACCGAATGTCTTACGGATCCAGCCCAGATAATCGAAAAAGAGCTCAAAGCAATTACTGTAGGATATCTCCATTCTTGTATCTTCTATTCACTCTGACATCAAATTTGTATCTTGAATAAACTTAGTTCGTCCGCAGGACTCTCTGGAGACAATAGGGTCCGTTCCTCGGCGCCTAAAGGAGTCAGCTTTTGTCTACTTTCGGCCGAAGTGCATTTCCAAGTAATGGACACAAATCTAGATCCTAATGCAGTAAATGGTTTATAAATGCTTACTGTTCATTTTCGATACCCACAAAACTTGTAAATATACCAGAATGTAAACGCTACAGTCAAAACTGTGACAAATTATCCTACCAATTTAGATACGATACGATGGACTTTAACTGTGATTCTCTTGTCAAAACGAATTGTTTGTTAGATACTTCAACAAGGGTACACACatcaatccaaacagagccacTAATGTTGTTGTCCACTACTTCAGGTAATATAAACTTTGCTGGTTGCCTTTGGGTCCCCAGCGaaaaattctttctttctttgctggAAACATGCATGGATATCTCCGTCCTATACTACTAGAGCATTGGGAGAATAAAGATCCTGACATGAAAATCTTTGGCCAATTGCCTAAGGTGAAGGGCCAAATGAGCTACATCCAGCGCATGCAGAGCAGCAAGTATTGCATATGTGCAAGAGGCTACGAAGTATAGCCtggaaccatttttttttccccgtgTTGACTGTGCACGGTAGGGGACAGGcagttatttaaaaaaattttgcagcTGCTGCTgtgctgcaaaaaaaaaaaaaaagtgcctcaatgatttgaaaattttgttttgctaCCGTGTTGAATCAGCACGGCAGGTATAGTTTGAGAAATGCCCCTAGTCAGAGCTACAtttggaagattttttttttcacgtaTATTCTGAAAAATTAGCTAGCAAGCATGTAGGTACTGGAGAAAATTCATTCTTAATGGTTCTACTATTTTCTTTGACATATAATTCATGCacatttttttccctctccaTTTTCTTTAACAACCCAGTaatgtcaaaattttcctatttCAGAGCTATGTTAACTTTGTGAATGTATTGCTTCCATTATTTATTAAACTATTTTATTAAATGTTTTCTTCTCAAAATTTGAAGTTAAGCTTTCGCATTTCATGGGCAACAGGGTTTCCAATAAGTTGCAAGTTTGGCTTCTTGTTTCTTTAGGtactaaaaacaacaaaggtTAGCAcctaaagaaacaagaaaatgaGAAAGGAAAATGTTAGCCAATATCTTTAACAATTAACATAATCAGTCATATCTACCTAGTCTAGAATGTTGTGCATATTAAAAAGAACTCTTGCAGATAAACATATACGTGTAAAATCCTGATTAGAAGGGCTAAGTGTAATGAGCTATCACATAGCATGAAAATATGTAGTAAGCCAAAATTGTTCTTATgttaactaaaaaaaattatataaagaTAATACATATTATTGCGTAGTTTGGCCAAAAGAAAATAACATCCtactgaaaattttgaagtatttATTACATGTAAGTCTAATAAGTGATATAAATTTTTCCTGAAGATATGTAGTCAATAAcggaaatcacaagaaattcaaaCAATTGTAACGTGTGATTTTAAGTTACGTGCTTCATCATCACTATGGTTCGTGGTTTGCAGAGGGAAGATTGtggctatttctttttttttttttcaaattattttcctTTCTAATTTGAACGAACCTCATGAAGTTTCATTAAAGTGCATAAGATATAATGGTCCAAGTTAGAAGTGCTTATTGTAGTCATAATTCTTTACAATTAATGCCCAAAGATTCAAAACTATGGCTTTTCAAATCGTGCATTCTTCTTCTCCACAAAATTTCCCCCAAACAGTACCATGATTCTTCTTTGGTACCTACCTAAAGATTTTCCATTTTGACTTTTTTCTGTCGTGCGTTCTTGATAGAATTTGTCACCAactgatagggtgttaattgttggttattttactattaatctctttttttatccttgccaaatattgcttaattgttaatatttacttatatttggtattggacccaatttcagggattgaagcagaaaattaccaaaaaggagggacttgtaTGAAAAAATGcagacttctaagggcttcaacCTTTGggtccttgaattggtggggaccacaagccagtgcaaggcatttagtcatttgggcttttcaaagaaagttacgtagagagacttggagAAAGAAGTACTttggaggctttgtccacatgtgtggggaccacctagatagcttttagtcatctttcttttgttgctttaaaaGGGGACAACGTACAGAAGCAAAGGACATCGAGggctttagttttagttttttagtttagttctagTTTCCTTCCTttggactggcctctgacacacgccaggtgttcgacaatattccccaacggggagattttctcatgagacgtggttaagcttttctagtcaaggggacaactgacgatttggttcgacaactactgtgagatcgaatctgttttaattattttcttcatttattggtatttatatgttccttgattttaattgctatggccttgtgtatgattgattagtgcgcaataattaattattcatataggctatttttgctaaataggggtaattgaatccgtaattgttcgttatctctacctcagtagcaactggcgtaattgggtttatgtcaggggagcatatgatctaatttaaacaaaccctcgtagcgtgtttgttggttaggattgtgcctttctaattattaatgcaatctagaaattaaatcctacggtcgtacctagggttatttttgggttagagaaatagctaacggtcgtaccttagctatcgagaaattaaggaagggttggttgtttatcgcgtgcatgacaactataactaatctattgctaaatgttggaattatttctgcatcaatgatcagtgcatgaaccatttctgatgtgtacccttggctagagtttccccaatcatttcttttaattaattattttctgcagttaatttagttagttagcatttaatccaaaacccccccatactttggactctagaagaaacgaattatccccagtccctgtggattcgaccttactcaccgctatatacaaaatctgtatttttctcgagtaggtatttattattgcacaggttcggcacctgtcaccaACAAAATTTATTATTGTGGAAGTCAATCAAATTCTAAGCTTATACAAGGCACAAACAGACAGGTCACAATTCCAAGATCTCAAAGACACAAACAATCCAAcggtaaatgaaaattttctatcCTCAAGCTATATGACACGCTCATAAATTTGGTCCTTTGTGGTTATTAGCGATTTAATTTTAGTATTATTACATGAAAATCTTCTATTCTCAAACTATATGACACACGATAAATTTGGCTCTTTGTGGCGTTTGGTTATGAGCAATCGAATTTAGTGTTGttgcatttatctattttaatGGGAATGTCCATACCTCTCTCCAAAAAAGATATACAACTAATTTTGAATAGTGAAGACTAATGTTTGTCTTTTCGAATTGCTTTACAATTGACTACTCCCATAGCTCTTAATCTCTAAGCATGGCTTTGCCTAACGCGTATCATTACACAAGTTCGCCTAGCTGTGAGAAAGCCATCGCAatccaatgttttaaaactcggacTGTCAATTGAatcggtgaagtgaaagggccGAGATTCAACCGGTTGGACCGGTTCGATCTCggttcaataaatttttttaaaaataatttatatatatatatatatatatatgcacaaaataagatatgcaatggactaatttaaaactttatatgataaaaattttactatttttgaataacttggattttccaaaaataaattttttaaattttaagttgaaacaaataaatttcatctcaatttcaattatatctaccaaaaaaatcttaaatccatccaaaaaatatcacaatattttgaaattatacaaaattcacgtccatgagaatttagacattgtgaaattaaattttaatttacgcttttgagatttagagattgcaatttaaaaaaaggaagtttggagtttgaaggaagtcaagagaatcgaaaatagaaatacaaacttgataagaaacaaaaaatgagataaaagtgagtggctgtggcattaaataatttgggttaaagaaaaataattcttttttaacttttttcaatttaatggacaaaaacaaaattaaaagacggaagaaaacatcaataaattaaaactaaagaggtttgattaaaaaagagtgacaaaagaaaagaggagagagagatagagagagagagagagttgaagattaaaaaaaaagagtcataagagaatgagattttgtaaaaaaaaaaaaaggaaaaaagaaatatgggtgtttattttatataaataaattataaaaaaaactaataacatGTGATGGTGCAATGGTTACTACACTAGTCTTTTATTACAAAGGTTTTGAATTCGAATCTTGATAGCTGTATTTtgtaaaacttaaataaataaataaataaaagagggGAAACTTGAAAACCAGAAACCACCGGTTCAGCGGTTTTTCACGAGTTGATCGGTTTTGACCGATTTTCTGACAAAGTCAACACTAACATAGAATCGGACCGGTGCCATGGCCGGTTTGCGGTTCAATTGATCAAACCGGCTGGTCCgatccgattttcaaaacactaTCACAATCTAGTTTTATAGAGACACTGTGCTAGTCAATATATGGTCTCTCCTGGTCTGAATATATGTGCCTTAGCTTTTATGGCATTGTGGCCTCATCTAAATCAGTTGAAATGAACCCAGGGTTAAATCCCCTGGCACTTGGTTGTTAGAATCCAAAACCTTCCTTCCCCCTTTGTTTCCCCTAATTTGGAAAACCACAATAAACAATTTTTGTAATAAAGGTATGAATTTAGCATTAAACCTTATTCTTGCCCACTAATCATCAACAAAAGAGAGGTCCCTGTTCAATATAAAGTTCCACACCTGCATGGTAGTATTGCACTAAATGTCACCCTCCTGGCGCATGGATGGACACATTCCTAATTACAGGTTTGAACACATACGTTCCTTAAACATATGCCTTCCACTTTCCCCACCCTAAACAATCCTAATGTTTTAATACGTTTGTTATAAAAagcttgatttatttgaaaagCCTTATTTGATTGTTTAACTTTGTAATCAAATTCTTTACGAAATATGTTACAAAAAGGCAACAACatgttaccaaaaaaaaaaaagcaaaaaataataGGCATGGAAAAGCTAACTAATCTTTCCAAGAAAACAACTCATTATTGAATTCAACTTTTTGTGCAGTTCTATGGATTTAAGCTAGTCTGCTTATATTTAAACTAATATAACCTGAAAATTAATATACCAAAAAACCAGTTAAAGAAGAGAAACAAAGTATAAACAATCAAAATAATTGAAGGTAGCAAATTAACCTTTCAAAGAAGAACACCAAACTCGTGATTATCCTTTTTTCTTCCTGTGGATATTTAAAAACGAATTCCTTGGATCCCTTCAACTTGCTGTTTTAAATGGATTCCACGAATGGATGTTGAAGGATCGTATAATAGGTTTTAGTATTATGCATGGATATTAGTAGCCTACTGGCCGGTGGTTAGTATTAGTATTTCAACAGGAAACTATTAAACTTTATCCGATCATGCCAACTAATAGTATTGTTTTAGGACATTGCTAAATGGATGATCATATGCCAATATGTTGCCCATAGTATTAGCAGTAGTATTTCAACAGGAAACTACTGAATTTAACTAATAGCATTGTTTTGGGACATTACTAAATGGCTGATCATATGCCAATATATTGCCCATAGTATTAGTATTAGTATTTCAACAGGAAACTACGGAATTTTATCGGATGATACTAATAGATCAGTAGAGATGAATCGGCACTGGTATTAGCGAATAGTATTGTTTTAGGACATTGCAAAATGGATGATCACATGGAAATACGTTGCCCTTACACCGGTGTTTATGCTTAAGTTAAGGGCAATATAGGTAGTTTAAAAAGGTAAGAAACACCCAAATGTAAATCATTTAACACGCTTTTATATGGAGTAtagatataaaaataaaagttagcCAATACATATAAATGTTCAGTGCATCCTGTCCGTATAACCGACTGGTCCATGGGGCACGAATGTGTGGATGTTAAAACGTTAGCATCCTTAAATGATTTCGTGACTGTGGTGGATGCGATAGGAAAGAGATAGCCTGGTGTTTCCTTTACAtgacaagattttttttttatgaagaaaTAGGAACATGAGATTTATTAGCTAAATGAAGTAGAGAAAAagtggaaaataaagaaaagtaaattttttaaTACAATATGAATGTATACATGTGCAGTATTAAAATATCTTCTCTAAATAAGAGTGCAAGTAGCTCACAAAATTAGGGGTAAGCAATTACGATAATTATCGAAATACCGATCGAAATCGATTTGAATTTGATAATTTGGAAATTTGATCGGTAAATCGGTGATATCGAATTAGGGTCGAAAACGATTTTGGGGTTTTTGAATTCGGATTTATTGAATTCgaattttttttggtaaaatgataaaataatatcattttcaaattcaaaatttcaaataaagtttaatataaaataaatatattcagAACTTcggatgctttttttttttttcccaaattttcttacgaaagtaagaattttgacaaataaaccTAATCCCCACAGTAActccaaaagccggcaacttttggaGTTTTGTGAGGGACTTATCTACCCAAACTCCCACCCTCCCAGTACCGATGTGGGATGGAAAAACCCCACAGGGCCCCCGCTGCTAAGAGATAACTACCCCCAAGGCActtgagctgatttttcttttttctcaaattttcttACGAAAGTAAGAATTTTGGCAAATAAATCTAATCCCCACAGTAActccaaaagccggcaacttttggaGTCCTGCGAGGGACTCTTCGGATGCTTAAAGAAGTGGTTTTTACTTCTATACAAACAAGCAAAATGATTGCTTGTCATGATTGTGTCCAAGTGGTAGGGCCAGGAAATAATTGCTTGTCATTATTATGCTTTTGACTAAGTTGATTACTTGATTAGTGCTAAACTCGTATTTCATTTTCTAAGTGAATTCATatttattgataatttattgTTGCACTAAATTGTACAATCTACTTGCTCAGATTTACGAAAAAAACTCTACTAATGAAAATACCACAAGATGTCACATATGTGAAACTtgtttccttttattcttgattgtatttcctcttttgcacttcatattctctttttatcatttcaaatTATCATCaatcatctaattatcttctcaaattattttatttgatgattgaatcattaaacctacaaaaacatgaagtaattgaatcattaaaccttttCTAGTAATTGTTCACAAAGCGGTCAAAGGCTTAAATATGTAATCCTTCGTCCTGCAAAGTAAtttaaaataattccaaatcatgaCTTTTGCAGGAAGAAAAATCGATCATCAGCAGTTTTAGAAGTCATAACCTCATGTAGCAATCCCTCCTTCAAAGTTCAAAGTACGAATACTTTTGAAAATGTACAGATATTAAGTTTAGAAATGCATAGTCCTTTCAAGACATTAAGTTTACCACATTCAGAAACAGTTCATGCTAACAACTATAACTGTGTACCTGAATGAACCCAAGCTTGTTTGGAAGACTTTAATGCCAGAAAATTCTGACACTAAAtataaaatgcacaaaaataaGACTTGTCGAACATCAAAACATATAAGAAGTAcctggctattgtgttagagcACTGCTGTGTAGATATTTACATGGCAAGAAAACCTGTAAATAATCTAATTCAcaaatatgaatttaaattaGTATCACAACATAATAAAAAATCTATTTAAATTGAAAATACTGAAGTAGTGGATTTCCCAATTAAAATTAGCGTCAGATTTCTTACGAAATCAACAAGAAGATAATAGCAATAAGGATTCAATTTAGGGAGAAGCCACCCACAACTCCTTTAGGGCTACCTCGCCAAAATATGGCCTCTTAAATATTAGCTCAAAACCTAAAATATGAACTAATAGGACATAATTTATCATCAAAATCCAAATGAGAGTAAAAATAAGGTGTCTTGTGATTTCTAATGCTAACGCAAAAGGTTCTTTCATATGAAATCTTAATTTCTTgccaaaataaaacaaaattcccAAAATAAAGCAAGCAAAttgccaaaacaaaaaagaaatcagATGTAAAGAATAGCTTTGAtagaaaacaaatgaaaaaaggGAAGCATCGAGAGTGAAGAGTCCTCGGCaaagagaaatgagagaaagGGTTGCAAATTTTGAGGAAAAAGGCATAGAAAATATATTGTTGAAAACTGGGAATTAGGTATAATCCAACGATCAAGACAACGAGAAGGTATACGAGCTAAAAATCTAAAGGTTGGGAGAGTTCCATTAGAAAAATATTGAATCATGGTCAATAAATAGCACAAAAGTGGTTTTAGGGACAAACATATCAAATCTGAAAGGCAATGTGTGGTTTCAATAGACTGGAAGTACACCTATAATATGTACGGTTCCTTTTCAATATCTACAAAGATTGTAATATAGTTATAATACTAAAGCAATTATTGAAAGAGTAACTTTATTAATATCTTTACATTAATATTAGGAGTTTAATTAATCAATAtacttttatattaattataacaATAATATTGATGGAAGTTGTACCATTTAAGATATGAATCAGAGCAATTATTGAATAAGATGATTCGACTTGTTGATAACAAATTACAttaaataaaagtatttaaagaAGTTAAAAGTTAATTATATTCTTCAATTAGAAAATGGATTATAATTTGAAatagatgaaaatgaaaaacaagatTATTAAAGTGGGATGGAGGATGTTATCATACTACTAAAGTAGCATTAATTATTCTCTCTTCTTATAAGAAAAGGTCATTTTTCTTTTGTGATCATTTTAAATTATGAACTTGTTCCCTTTGAAAGCAAGTAGTTAGTTTA
The genomic region above belongs to Coffea arabica cultivar ET-39 chromosome 7c, Coffea Arabica ET-39 HiFi, whole genome shotgun sequence and contains:
- the LOC113699699 gene encoding putative late blight resistance protein homolog R1A-3 → MEISYSNCFELFFDYLGWIRKTFGPSFDFATFKLEIEVRVLQSFDLYLTKCRRRNHETCLEQDEEKDVTSFRIQDLIIRRMQDLEFACSEYLIHPRSPASSQIISELIIFQEAIELFFETDINESCINYLLDCYWLRDPELVMDFIDSVSKSLAEMIGSYFERLVKKLMFLKSFILFAMLRGVKGQQLIDLLIHAEVVSIKALHLASIWCLHVDKEVQNETELQISRLIDEKINPGDPQVRETYIHVMTAAKLSRSADISALEKNKHLVADFMYRLVPNFVELLNSRTNILVPIMNQMLKLLDGLRFLTILLRHQENFKELCHALKNLIGVVACDAAVVIFSLSVNQIKEGLAKETDLALFHLLKVLKFIRAEVTDPVTLLFSPFGFPRTNELGSMDFLLENLKELENCSETDYSIAFPKDQIHTVLEDLIVLRSFLVKIADQRNRNGKLQALWSRVMEVAHRAEFVIDSIVVGDKHEYLERVARDIQLLRTEALETYDSTMHDCGAQRTTQKSFRIESKCRTPMLNEVLVGLDDEVKAIIHGLTRGSKLLDFVSIVGMAGLGKTTLANRVCNDALILSHFHILARCTVSQVYSMHSLLVQLLCSISSRSPGEYLEMDENDLAHKLYKLLKRNRYLIFLDDVWEIKAWNLMERSLPDDANGSRILFTSRIQLQFKPDTKAHHLRHLTDEESWKLLQKKLFGKEGFPPTLGKVGSQIANLCRGLPLTIVLIAGILANTAEDCWEEVAKSLTSSIVLDDEYCMKTLELSYSHLSDDLKPCLLYFGKYKEDENVPVRRLLWLWISEGFVRKTEEKSLEDVADDYLKDLIDRSLVMISEQRTIGGAKACQLHDLVHEFCVKKAKEENFLHVLHGRNDRFILTSPSNPLRVCDRSARNLMIWELMLEFPNVRSLLLFKEDDLGFWLPKLLRVLDLGELEFGAYFPMEVLLLAQLRYLAVRATETIWNIKTLRHLWTTSSYAGFIFPVENLEVCPGLFHLDTLSLAIDPSSQNFQKILTKLPNIRRLRCPKTASREKCTRDGILIYGFKFPLNLKKLTLQVTTQPWSEISKIGKLPKLEVLKLLDDSVVGEEWEMKEGEFPSLRVLKLRGLWDFCSWTASFDNFARLEKLVVHSCRNLEELPSCLGECPTLEMIEVKRCRKSVANSVKQFNKNR